ATTTATTGTACAGATGGCGCACGAACCGCCGTCGCACATCATCATGCCCGCTATCCATAAAAGTGCCGCGCAAATAGCCCGCCTGTTTCACGAGCAGCTGGAGGGCGTTGACTACACGGAAGACGTGGACACGCTCATTGGTATTGGCCGTTCGGTATTGCGCGGTAAATTCCGGCACGCCCATGTCGGCATATCCGGTGTTAACTTTGCCGTGGCCGAAACCGGCACGTTGTGTCTGGTGGAAAACGAGGGCAATGGTCGTATGTGTACCACTGTGCCGCCGGTGCATATTGCTGTAACCGGCATCGAAAAGGTTGTGCAGTGGTTGCAGGATGTGCCGCCTTTGTTGTCCTTGCTTACCCGCTCGGCGACCGGTCAGCCCATCACTACCTATTTCAATATGATTTCCGGCCCGCGCAGGCCCGGTGAAAAAGACGGGCCTGAACAGGTGCACCTGGTATTGCTGGATAACGGCCGCTCCAACGCTTTCGCCGATGAGCAATTGCGTAAAACCTTGCAATGCATTCGTTGCGGGGCCTGCATGAATCATTGTCCAGTGTATACCCGCATTGGCGGTCATGCCTACGGCACTACCTACCCGGGTCCCATCGGCAAAATCATCAGCCCGCATTTGTTGGGATTGGATGCCACGCGGGATCTGCCCACGGCATCATCGCTTTGCGGTGCCTGCGAAGAAGTGTGTCCGGTGCGCATTCCTATCCCGCAATTGTTGCAACGGCTGCGAGCGGAATACCGAAGCGATGAGGAAGGTGTAATGAGCGGTGCCGGTGGTGGGCGCAGTATACTGGAAGCCGGTGTGTGGGCCGGCTGGGCCTGGGCCTGTGAGCACCCGGGTGTTTACCGGTTGCTGACCTGGATTGCAGGGCGTATGCGGTCACTGGTGCCGTGGTTGCCGTCAGCCTGGAAAAACGGCCGGACGATGCCGGTACCGGCGGCGCGGTCTTTTCATCATCGTTATCAGCAACGGAAGTCCCGCCCATGAATGCGCGTGAAAATATTCTGGGGCGTCTGCGCGCAGCGCAAACCCAAACTCCCATGGCAGAAGCCGCAGAGCCGTCGTCAGCCATTGTTTCCGATCCGGATGTGATGCGGTTTGTGGCGGCGCTCGAGGCCAATCATGCTGTGGTTGTTTCTGTAACCCGTGAGCAATTGCCCGGCGCCATCGCGGAGCAGGTCCGCGCGCTGAATCTTTCGCAGTTGGTTGTCAGTGAGGCTCACCATGCCTGGCTGGATCAATTACCCGCGAGTTGCAAACCCGTGTTCTGGCAGGCGTTGGGCGACACGCCGGTGGATGCGCTGTTTGATCAGCCGGCAGCCCTGACGGGTTGCTATGCGGGCATTTGTGCTACGGGCAGTTTGGTGTTGCGGCCGGATGCGCATGAGCCGCGCAGTCTGTCATTGGTGCCACCCGTGCATCTCGCGGTCATTGAGCGCAAAAACCTGGTAGCAGGTCTTGACCAGCTGTTGGCCCGACCGGGGCTACGCGAAGAGATGCCCACCAATCTTGTTCTGGTATCCGGTCCGTCAAAGACCGCCGATATTCAGCAAACACTCGCCTATGGCGCCCATGGGCCGCACACCCTCGTGGTGTTTTTAGTACAAGACAGGCCAGCCTGAGTCTGCTCTGCCTCACGTTATCCCCTGAATGACGCGGCCAATGTCCGGATTGTGACATTGGCCGTCGGACTGTTGTTGACTGAAAAAGACTATAAATGTAACTTTAGTGATTGAAGATGCGTTTTTAGTAAAACAAAAAATCAAAAACGATCATCAACACTAGCTGGACTTCGTGGGCGGCGCTGTTTTCGCGCGCCATACATTACAACGATAAAAAGTGAACAGACACCATGAAAATGAAATTACTCGCCGCCAGCATCAGCCTGGCCTGTGCTCAGTCCGCCTTGGCAACACCCAATTGGGAATCACTCAATCCCGGAGCCGGCGGCCAGATTCAGGATGTGGTTGCCGACCCCAATACCGCCAACGTGGTATACCTCGCGTCCGATATGGAAGGCGTGTACAAGAGTCTGGATAACGGCATGAGCTGGAAGCCCACCGGACAGTTGGTGCAAAACCGGGTGTACGCTGTGGCTGTGGCACCCGGCGATGCCAATACCGTCTATGCGGGTAGCCTGTATGGCTTGCACATTTCGGAGGATGGTGGCGACAACTACCGGTTTGTGGAAGCGACCCGCAACCGGTCTATTGGCGCCATCGCTTTTAAACCCAGCGATAAGAATACTGTGTTGGCAGGTCCGGGCTGGCGCGATGATGACGATTTTATTGATCATTTCGGCGAGCAGGCCAATGGCACTGGCACCATTTTTCGCTCTACCGATGGTGGTGACAGCTGGACTGAAATCGTGTTCGACAGCGATACCGGCAGCGATCGCAATGTTTACACCATCAGCTTTAATCCCGCTAATGATACCGAGATTTATCTCGGCACCAACAAAGGGGTTTATCGCTCTGCAGACAGCGGGGCCAGCTGGAGCAAAGTCGCTGCACCTAATGCCACCCATACCCGCAGTAAAGGTGTGGCTGTGAGCCCCGATGGCAGTAAGCTGTACGGTGTGTTTGCAGGCAACGGTAATGACTGGACTTTATATGCAACGGCTGCCGTCGGTATTGACTGGCAGCCACTGATGAATGGTCTCGATGCCGATAAACGTTATTGGTACCCGGAAGTGGATCCGCGTTCTTCGGGCAATGAGCACAAAGTACTTTTAGGCACGTTGGGTGATCGCGCCGGTTTGTTTGAGGCGCAAATCTCCTGGAACGGCGATCAGGTTGAGAGCTACAGCTGGGCGCGGATTTTTCACGAAGCCGATGGCAGTTTTGATATTGGCTGGGATCACGCCAGTCCGGCCAATGCACGTTTTGCGCACTACACACCGGACAGTGGTGGCTGGACGCGCGGGGTCTGGTCGACTACCAACCAGGCGATGTTTTTTGCAGACTACAGTGCCGGCAACAACAGTTACCAGTGGAGCAACCGCTACTCAGAGCCCAATAACGCCATTCAGGTCAGTTGGTGGGGTAAGCTCTTCCCCACCTATTCGGGGCGGGGTACTGAGAGCACTTACACCTACGATGTCGCTGTTCACGGCGATTACGTCATCCAGGGGCAGGGCGATAATGGCCTGGTAGAAAGCTGGGATGGCGGCGTGTCCTGGTCCAACATGCAGCACCGGCGCGCCGATGGCAATTTGTCCGACGTGCAAGCGGTGGCTATCGCCGATGCCTGGGGTGTACCTACGGTCGTGGCGCAAGCCACGGGTGGTTATGGCGGTGCGGCAGTAAACGGTCGTTTGTGGGCAAAAAAACTTGTGCACCACAGTCCGCTGGATGAATGGGTTGAAATCGGTGGCGGGGTCAATGCCAAAGCCGGTTTGCCAGACGGGGTGTTCCGCGACGTGGCGGTTAGCCCGATGAACCCTGCCAAGGTATTTGCCTTTTCCACCAATCATGGTCTCTATGTCATCGACGACATAGGTCGGGCTCTGGCATACGAAGCTGAAGGGAAGTCCATCTCCGCCAAGCGTATCTATCGGACAACCGACAATACCTCGGCACGCATCGCGCGCACCATTGCACCGCATCCCACCGATGAAAAAGTGGTGTTCTTCAGTTCCACCAGCGGCGCTCAAGGCGTCTGGCGGGGTGAAGAGCAGCAGGACGGTAGTTGGGATTTTGAGCGGGTCCTCGACACCCGGGGCTGGGATGCCGAAGTGCATGCCTGGGAATATGACGGCCAGGTGTATTTGCTGAACTTTGCCAGTGGCGGTAGCGGGTTCGAAAACGACAATCACTGGCACCTATTATTGTCCAAAGATGAGGGCCAGACCTGGGAAAAAGTGTTCAGCCCCTCCGATGCTCAGGCCCTTCGACCCACGTCACTGGTAAAGTGGTGGGATGATGTCAATCAGCAATTTACCTTCAGCGCTAAAGGTGGCGCTACCGGTTTTGCCAATAAACTGATGTTGAGTTATTACGATCACCGCCAGCAGGTGGGTTACGGAGTTTTTGAAGGTACGCTGGACGAAAATGGCAGTATCGCCTGGGCAGACATCACCGGCGACCTGCATTTTTCAGGCATGACGAACACCCGCTATGTGATGGAAAACGGTGGGGTGAATCTGTATGCGGCGACACCGGGTGCGGGTTTGTGGCGGACTAATGTGACCTCGGTAGATCTGCCCGCGGCTGCGGGAGCTGCGCCCGCGGCGCCTGATGGTCTGTCGGCCATCCTGGATGCGAGCCGCAATGAAATTCAATTGACCTGGCAGGACAATACCGATGTTGAAACCGGCTTCCGGATCGAGCGCTCGACGGGAGGCGCCTTTGTGACGGTGGGGCAGGTGGGGCGAGACACGGAGGCTTTCATCGATTTTGATCTGGCAGCCAATACCGAATATCGTTATCGGATCGTAGCGTTCAATGCCTTGGGCGTGTCGGACACATCCAATGAGGTCACGCAATCTTCCGGGAATGCAGTCGACCCCATTCCCGAATGCAACCCGGACAATCTGTTGATCAACGGCGATTTCTCGTCTGGTGTGATTTCACCCTGGAATTTTTATGTCAACACCGGCGCAGGTGCCGACGCCAGTCATTCCATTGGCAGTTTCAATGGTTACTCCTCTGGTCAGGTACTGGATATTGACCTGGTTGCCAGCGCCTCGGCAAATGACGTGCAACTGCAGAATAGCTTCGGATTACTTGAGGCGGGTGTCACCTATGAATTGAGCTTTACTGCCAGCGCTGATGCGGCCCGGAGTTTTGAGGTGAAAATTCATCAGGCGCAAGCACCCTGGCAAAATGTGAAAGAGGGGGACGTAATTCAGGTAGATGCTGCGCCGGTCACCTATACCATCGAGTACACGCCAGCCAGCAGCTTGGGTGCACTATCATTGGGCTTCTTTCTTGGGAACGATCTGACTAGTGTGCAAATCGACGAGGTAAGTTTGAAACAGGCCTGTGAAACGCCAACACCGACACCAGCACCAGCACCAACGCCAACACCAACGCCAACGCCAACACCGGCTCCGACCCCGGCGCCCACGCCAACCTCTGGTGCGGGCTCGTCTTCCGGTGGGGGTGGTTGCGCGGTGGGCTCGGGCTCTCCCATTGATCCAACACTGTGGGGGCTGCTGGTGCTCGCGACTTTACGCCGTTTCTTCCGCGCGACGTTAAAATAGCGCTGTCGATGACTGGGAATAAACGCTGGCGTTTTAACTGTGCCGTCCGGGCATTGTGCCTGGACGGCATTTTTGGGTTTGCAGCGGCGGATGTCATCTGATTAGGTGCGCCAATAGTTCGTTGCATCCCGGATAGTTTTTTTGGTTCCTCTTGCACATGTCTTAGGTGATCGCTTGCCATAACGCATTCACGTTTTTACCAGGTACCGGGAATAAATCTGCGGCTGAACCGTTAACTGAGTGAACCCCAACACAGAGGATCACTCAACATGTTCAAACCAACACTTCTTTTCATTGCTTGTACTGCCATTTCCGGTACCGCTTTCAGTCAACAAGTGGCGGTGGACGTCAGGACTCAGGGTGCTGCGTCAGTACAGGGCAATAGCGATTACACCCGTGCGCAGGCATCGGGCTCCGGGCAAGCTGAGGCGCGCGGCGAGCAGTCAGCAGGCGTCAGTGCAGAACGCAATGTCGCTGGCGGCACGCAGACTGAACAACAAGCGCTGGCGTCGCCGGATGCAGCCTCCGTGGCTGATGCGTCTTCGGACAGTGCAGCAGGTGTTGCAGCCAATGCCACGGTACTCGCCAACCAGTCTGTCGCCTCTACCCAGCGCGTGGGGCAAGCACTTCAAGGTCGGGTTTCTACCGGTGCGCAGACTGTAGCCGGTGTATCCCGCCAGACAACCGGTAATGCCGTTGCCGAGGCGCAAGGCGCAATAAATCAGGCTGAAGCCTTGGTCGACAGCCAGACTGTGCCCGCGCAGGTAAGCGTCGGTCTGGATCAATCACTCAGCACTGAACTGGATGCGGCCGTTGCGGAGCAGGTGAATACTGCCGTTGCATCGGCGGTAGACGGTGTGGTGGCGGCGACGGTCAATGATTCCGTTTCGGCGGCAGTGGATGCTGCAGTAGATGCCGCGGTCAATGCGTCGATTACCGATACCCTCAGCCAACAACTGTAACTGAAGCTGCGGCGCGCAAGCGCCGCAATTTTTGCGCCAGGCAGTTTTTTTGGGAGAGCACAATCATGAATACCAAGCAAAAGAAAGCCGCATTGTTCATGCGTCTGATCGCCGGGGCAATCGGTATGGGTTTAACAATGCCTTTGACCGCTGCGCCCACCCTGAACGGTTTTTTTGATATGGGTGGAGAATACGACAGCAATGTGGGTGTGAAGGAACTGGATCAGCTCAGTCGTGAAAGTGATTGGGCGGCCACGGCCAGCGCCGGCGCAACACTGGATTGGACCATCAGTCCAGGATGGACCTTTTCTGCCGGCGCGCAATACGACCACAAACACTATCGGACATTCAGTGCCTATGATCAGGCAGGGGTGCGCGGCCATGTGGATATGAGCTATCGGTTCAGCCCGCTAACCGTGGGCCTCAATCATCATGCAGTGGTTGTCCAGCTGGACCGCGAACCGTTTCTGACCTTGTCCCGCTCCGGTCTTTACGCCGGCAAAATGCTGACGTCCCACCTGTACCTGCGTGCCCAGGTGAGTCAGCAAACAAAGTCGATTGCCAGCCAGCCGGCGCGCGATGCCGAGGGGCTGGGATGGGCGCTGGAATCCTATTGGTTCAGCGACGATGCCAGCCGCTATTGGACCGCCGCCATTGCCGTGGAAGATGAGCAGGCCAATCGCCACGACTACAGTAATCAGGCGCTGAGTGTACGTCTCGGTTGGTCCAATCAGTTTTCTCTGTTGAATAAAAACAGCCAATTGCAACTGCAGTGGCGGTACCTGGACAGAGGCTATGACGGCCCGGGAATTTCACCGGAAGTGACGTCGCTGGGGCAATCCGCGTTGAATCCATCACAGGCAGCGATGCCGACGCCGGCAAACCGGTCGGATCTTGTGCAGCAGTGGGAAGCGAAATGGCGCTTGTCAGTGAATGATGTTTTGTCGTTGGGCACCCAGCTGGTGTACGCAGACCATCGCTCGAATCTGGCGACTGCCGATTACACCGAAACCACTGCATCTGTTACGGCGCGCCTGAGTTTCTAGGCATCCCACTCGCCCATCGTTTGTATACACCCGCTTGCCGCAGGTTCACCACCTGCGGATTTTTTTTTGCCGTGTTTCAGGGCAGCCAGCCCTCGCCAAATACCGTATCGCGTCCGGGCGCACCCAGATCTGTGGCCTGCGCACGCAGCGTGGAAAGCGCCGTCTCCAGGCGTTCACCGCGAGCCAAAAGACAGGCGAGGTGGGCGGCAATAACCGGTGCGGCCATAGACGTACCGGATTCGCGGCCAAGGGGGTTGGATTGTTGCGGATTGATCGCACGTGCAGTGATCACACTTACACCCGGTGCGGAAAAATCGACCTGATGTCCTTGGTTGGCCCAGCGATAAATAGCTTGCCGGGCGTCCACCGCCGTCACACCAATCACCGGCTCAAAGGCGGCGGGATACAAGGGTGGCGCTGCGGGCCCCTCGTTACCGACCGCAGCCACCAGCGCAATGCCTTGTGCGTGTATGAGTTCGATGGCGATGCCCAGTAATTTATTGGGCGGGCCGGCAAGGGACAGATTAATGACCCGGACCTCCTGACTGCTGAGCCAGTTGAGTGCCTGAATCAGGCTGTCGGTGGTGGCGCCCTGGGAAAAATCCGAGCGCTGGTAAAAGGCCGCCGCGGCAAACAGATGGCCGGCCCCTAACCGGGGTGTAAGGCCCTCGGCTTCACCCACAAGCACACCGGCGACTGCGGTGCCATGGGCATCGGGGGCAATCAGGTCGGCGGGCAGAAAATCGGCCCGGGTTATGCGCCTGTGGCTGAATGCCGGGTGCTCGACCTGAATACCGGTGTCTACCATGCCCACCTTGACCGGGTGGGGGCAGGGTGTGGCCAGCCTATCAATCGACCGGTTGCTTGCGGCAATATCTTCCGCTCCGCTCTGGCTGTCGTAGGTATGGTTGCGGTCGAGCATGGGGTGCAAGTGGGCCGGTAGCAGGGCCTGCAATGCACTGCGCTGATCCAGTGATTGGGTGACCCGGAAACGGACCAACTGCTTGCCCAACGCCGGCATGGGGGTGGCGGAAATCAGTGTGATGCCCGGTTGGTTGAGCGTGTTCAGTTCTTCACCGGTCAGCCACAGCAGCCACTCACCGGCAATGGCACGCCAGCCGTCGTCGGTGATGACTTCCTGCAGGACCATATCGCCCTGGGCATTGAGAATTGGCAGGGCGTCGGGCAGCGCCGCCAGCGGATTGCCCAGGCTGCGTTCAATCGGGTCCAATGCGGCCTCGCGCGCGGCAGCTTCCGCTGCCAGTGCCGCACGCCGGGCGGGCTCTGCGATGGGAGCCAGCTCGCGCTGGGCGTTTTGCACAGGATTTTCCAGCGCGCCGGTGATGGGTTCGGCGTTGATCAATTGAGCCTGCGCGCCGGTCAGGGGCAAGCCGGTGCTGCATATCAGGGCCAGTGCGATTGCGGTGCGTTTCGGGTTCATGGTCGTTATCCTTGGCGTCTTAGTCGGTGGCGTCCGGGCCGGGTCTGACCGCAGGGCGCCTGTAACGTTAACGTGCCCGGGCAAAAAAAATTCCCATCGGCGGGAATAAAACCCGGGCTGGCCCGTTATCCCTATGAAACCAGGGGAAACCTATGCAACAAGAGTTAACAGAATTATTACCCGGACTCAGGCGCTTTGCCTATTCCCTAACCGGGCAGATGGCGGATGCAGATGATCTGCTGCAAAGCACGGTAGAGAAGCTGCTCAGTAAGCCGGCGCCGGCGGGCGTCGAGCTGGCCAAATGGGCCTTCACCGTGTGTCGCAACCTGTGGATTGATGAATACCGGGCGCACAAGGTACGCCAAACCGCTGCCCTGGCACCGGAGCTATCGGAAGGGCAGGTTGTGGATGGCGAGCGTGCAATGGAGCACAAGATGACATTGGAGCGGGTCAACCGGGCGATGGCGAAACTGCCGGACGATCAGCGCTCCATCCTGGCACTGGTATGCCTGCAGGGTATGGCCTACAAAGACGTGGCGGAGGTGTTGAGCCTGCCCATCGGCACCGTTATGAGCCGGCTGGCACGAGCCCGCCAGGCGCTGGTGACACTATTGAATACACCCAACGAAGGGGTAACCGCATGAACATTACCGACGAAACCTTGTCCGCATTTCTGGATGCCGAACTGTCCGAAGCCGAGATGGAGGCTGTTCGCGCACGCATTGCGGAAGATGAGCAGTTGGCACTGCGGTTGGCAGAATTGGCGACAGTCGACAGCCTGGTGCGCGATACCTATAGCGCCATTGATCAACAACCCATGCCCGCTGCAATCGACCGCTTACTGGCACAATCGCCGGCCTCGCAACCGGCCGCCAGTGACGACAGTGCACCGGCCATTAAACCGGTTGCCAGACCTTTCAGCTTTCCGCGTTGGGCGCCTCAATGGGCCATGGCCGCGAGTATTGCGTTTGTTGCTGGTTTCGGGCTGAACCAATGGTTGTCAGGCGCGGCACCGGCGGCCGAATGGCGCTCGGTTGCGCAGGCGTTGGATACCACGCCCAGCGGCGCCCAGCAGGCTATTGCTGGCCACACGCTGACGCCCCGGGTCAGTTTTCAGAATGCCGAGAGTCAGGTCTGCCGGCAATATCAGCTGCAGTCTGCCCGCCAACAGGTGCAGGCCATCGCGTGCAAAATTGACGGCCAATGGCGCGAAGTGGCTGCCCTGCGCCAGCGGATTACAGCGGATCAAGGGCACTATCAATCCGCCAGTGGCGCCAGCGCAATCAACGCAATGGTAGATCAGATGGCCGTGGGTAATTTTTTCAGCGCGACGCAAGAAGCGCATGCAATCGAAACACAATGGGCGCGCCTGCCCGATAGCAATCAGTGAGGTGATGTCATGAACAAATTTATTGTTATTTCAATTGTTGCGTTGATGACCGTAGGGTGTGCCAGCAGTAATGGCTACAAGCAGGCCAAGGGCAATGGCTATGGGTACACCGATACGGCGTTGACCGAAAACCGCTACCGTATTAACTATAAAGCCAAAAGCCACCAATCGGCCAAAGCCAAAAACTATGCGCTGTTGCGCGCCGCGGAGTTGACCCTGGATCAGGGCTATGACTGGTTCGTTGTGGTGGATCGCGAAACCCGGGTGGAAAAAACCGAAGACCGTTTCAGCACCAGTATGCAAACCGGCCAAACGGTGACGAAAAGTTGCGGGTTACTGAGCTGCACAACCCAGGTTCATCCGAGCACTCAATACGGTGTGGGCATGTCCTCGGGCAACGGCGCGGATGAAGCCATCGCCAGCCTGGAAATCCGCATGGGTAAAGGTGTGAAACCCGCAAGTGGCGATGTCTACGATGCGATGGAGATCAAAGACAGTCTGGGTAAGCGGAAATAAAGGGCCATTTTCACGCTGAACAAGAAGATTTTTAGTCTGGCTTTCACGTGGCCCCTGCCGAAAATCAGGCAGGGGCTTTTTTATTCCTGTTGGTTGGTAACGTCTCTCAACCAAAATAATAACTAGTCCCCAAAATCAGCTGCACTGTGTCTTTCTTTCATTTGCAGCGGCTCGTGCCCCCACACCCGGTTCACCCGCCGGCCGCGGGCAACTGCCGGGCGGTCGTGCAGCAGTTTGGCCCAACGCGCTACGTGTGTGTATGACGCCACATCCAAAAACTCCGCTGCCTCATACAGCTTGCCCTCTACCAACACGCCGTACCAGGGGTAAATAGCCATGTCGGCGATGGTGTATTCGTTGCCACACATAAATGTATTGTTGGCCAAATGCTTATCCAGCACATCGAGCTGGCGTTTGACTTCCATGGCATAGCGGTTGATGGGGTACTCGAACTTTTCCGGTGCGTAAGCATAAAAGTGCCCGAAACCGCCGCCAAGAAACGGCGCGCTGCCCATTTGCCACATCAGCCAGGAGTAGCATTCGGCGCGCTGTGCCGGCGCCTTCGGAATAAACCGGTCAAATTTTTCTGCCAGGTACAACAGGATGGCGCCGGATTCGAACACGCGAATGGGCTCGCGCTGACTGCAGTCGAGCAACGCCGGAATTTTGGAGTTGGGATTGATGTCGGTAAAGCCGCTGCCAAACTGTTCACCGTCGCCGATATTGATCAACCAGGCGTCGTACTCCGCCGCCTCAATGCCCAGCGCCAGCAATTCTTCAAACAGAATGGTGACCTTCACGCCATTGGGGGTGGCCAGCGAATAGAGTTGGAACGGATGCTCGCCGCGGGGCAAGGCCTTGTCGTGCGTGGCGCCGGCGATGGGGCGATTGATATTGGCAAATTTACCACCGCTGGCCTGGTCCCAGGTCCAGACTTTGGGGGGCAGGTATTTCGTGTCTGTCATGGAGTGCTTCCTTTGGTTGAAACGGCATTAATGAGCGTTAGCCTACTTCAAGCAGTCGTTAATTACAGGTGGGGGCGGCGTGAGTCTTGAATCCGAGCACGTAGGATTGGCCTTAGGTTAAAGTCAGAATGACAGTAACCGGTTACAAAAAACATAAGCCTTGTACCGCTCAGGTGTGGCCAGACTATCCGCCGAATCCGCAAAGATTTGGTATGTGTCTTTTGTTGAGCGCTAGTTTGGGATTGTTGTTAACGTATTGATTTGTAAATATAAAATACTAGTATTTGTGATGGGTGGCGCGATTTCTTAATGTCTAAGTATGGCTTGCGAAGGTGTTCGCTTGGTGTCATTATAGCGTGGCCCTGACGGGTATTTTTTAAAAATAACGATGTAACCGGTTACACTTGTAGGCTGTATTGACAAGATCCAGCCTGGGGAAACCGTCGGTGCAGTGTTGAAACGAATAATAACGAAAGAGTACGGGGACAGATCTCATGCAAACACCCAATCGCATTCCCAAAGCCTGGTTGCCTATTGGACTTGCCAGTTCGCTGGTGATGAGCGCGATAGTGCCTCTGGCGCAGGCCCAGTCGGAATCCGCAGATAACGCCACCGAGCTGGAAGAAATGGTGATCTATGGTATCCGGCAATCACTCACCGATGCCGTCGACCAGAAGCGCAATTCGGCGGCCATTATGGATGCCATTTCCGCTGAGGATATTGGCAAGTTACCCGATGAGAACGCGGCGCGAGCGCTGCAGCGGGTAACGGGTGTGCAGATTTCAAACCGCGATGGCGAAGGCTCTGAGATCCAGGTGCGCGGTATGTCTCAGGTGAATATGGAGGTGAACGGCGTTTCGTATCTTGGTACGCCAAGTCAACCGGGCTTCCGTTCAACGGTTCGCCGCAATGCCACGCTGGAAGATATTCCCTCTGAACTGTTGGCCGGGCTCGAAGTGATCAAGTCGCCCTCCGCCGACCGGATCGAAGGTGCCATTGGCGGTACCGTCAACATGAAAACCCGTAAGCCATTGGATACCGAAGGTTTCCAGCTGGCGGGTTCTGCCAAGGGGGTGCACTCCGAACTCGCGGACGCCAACGACGGTCGCTATTCGTTTCTGATTGGCAATAACTGGGATGACCGCTTTGGCGTACTGGTGAATGTCACCAAGGGTGAATCCACCAGCCGCAATGACACCATCGACTACCGCAATTGGGATGGTCTTTCGTTTGAGAACTGGAATTCCAATGTGCCAAGCCTTGAGGCCTGGAACGAAAGTGTCTGGTGGGACAGCGCACAAGATCCGGCCAGCGTGTGTACACCTTTCTGTTGGCGTAATGTGGGTTGGGGCGAAGACCCTACCAATCCGGGTTCCGATGCCCCGGTACAAAACGGAGGCTGGATGCCAACGCTCATGTACCTCAATCCCGAAACCGGCAAGCTCGCGCAGGTGATTGCACCGCAGGAAGTTGAGCTGCAACAAAAAGAAATTGTCCGCGAGCGCACCGGTGTCAATATTTCGCTGCAAGCTAAGCCCTCGGATAACCTGAGCTTGTACGCTGACATTATCGGCAGCCAGTACGACGAAAAGCAGAGTGCCTCGATTCTCACCCTGGGCATTCGCGATATCGATTGGCCACACACGGGCGTGATACTGGATGAGAGCTTCGTGCCCTTTACGCTGGGGCAATACACCGAAGGCTCTGATGTTCCCTCTACGGCGTCAATCAAGCCCGGTGATCTGAATGGTGTGGATGGTGAAGTTACGCTACTGTCCGGCGGCTTTGCGCCCATCAGCTGGAACAACAATGGTAACGCGCACCGCTTGGGTGGGCAGGCTGCATTCCGCGAAGTGGAAAACCGCAACATCAGCTTGGGTGGAAGCTGGTGGCAGGATGATCTCACCGTGAGTGTGAACTACTCCAATGGCGCATCCAAATTCGACAGCATCTGGCTGCGCCAGGATCTGAAAGGCAGTTATGGCAATGTGAACTGTGCCTGGCGCGACCCGCGTCCGATGGACCCGGCCAGTGGTCAGCCGGTAGCTTGTGCACAGAATGTCAGCTGGGGTTATGACATTACCCAGGGTGATATCGGCTCTGTGATGATCAATCCGGCATTGACCGGAGTGAATCCTTCGGCTCCCAATGGCGGGGACTACCTTACCGATCCCTACAGCTATGCGATAGCATTTGTCAGTCTGTGGAAAGATGAATTCACTTCAAATCAGGATGCACTGGCACTGGATTTTGATTACAACCTGGATGAAGCCTTTGCCGGCCTGACACTGGA
This region of Simiduia agarivorans SA1 = DSM 21679 genomic DNA includes:
- a CDS encoding S8 family serine peptidase — protein: MNPKRTAIALALICSTGLPLTGAQAQLINAEPITGALENPVQNAQRELAPIAEPARRAALAAEAAAREAALDPIERSLGNPLAALPDALPILNAQGDMVLQEVITDDGWRAIAGEWLLWLTGEELNTLNQPGITLISATPMPALGKQLVRFRVTQSLDQRSALQALLPAHLHPMLDRNHTYDSQSGAEDIAASNRSIDRLATPCPHPVKVGMVDTGIQVEHPAFSHRRITRADFLPADLIAPDAHGTAVAGVLVGEAEGLTPRLGAGHLFAAAAFYQRSDFSQGATTDSLIQALNWLSSQEVRVINLSLAGPPNKLLGIAIELIHAQGIALVAAVGNEGPAAPPLYPAAFEPVIGVTAVDARQAIYRWANQGHQVDFSAPGVSVITARAINPQQSNPLGRESGTSMAAPVIAAHLACLLARGERLETALSTLRAQATDLGAPGRDTVFGEGWLP
- a CDS encoding RNA polymerase sigma factor; protein product: MQQELTELLPGLRRFAYSLTGQMADADDLLQSTVEKLLSKPAPAGVELAKWAFTVCRNLWIDEYRAHKVRQTAALAPELSEGQVVDGERAMEHKMTLERVNRAMAKLPDDQRSILALVCLQGMAYKDVAEVLSLPIGTVMSRLARARQALVTLLNTPNEGVTA
- a CDS encoding CC0125/CC1285 family lipoprotein, coding for MNKFIVISIVALMTVGCASSNGYKQAKGNGYGYTDTALTENRYRINYKAKSHQSAKAKNYALLRAAELTLDQGYDWFVVVDRETRVEKTEDRFSTSMQTGQTVTKSCGLLSCTTQVHPSTQYGVGMSSGNGADEAIASLEIRMGKGVKPASGDVYDAMEIKDSLGKRK
- the yghU gene encoding glutathione-dependent disulfide-bond oxidoreductase, which translates into the protein MTDTKYLPPKVWTWDQASGGKFANINRPIAGATHDKALPRGEHPFQLYSLATPNGVKVTILFEELLALGIEAAEYDAWLINIGDGEQFGSGFTDINPNSKIPALLDCSQREPIRVFESGAILLYLAEKFDRFIPKAPAQRAECYSWLMWQMGSAPFLGGGFGHFYAYAPEKFEYPINRYAMEVKRQLDVLDKHLANNTFMCGNEYTIADMAIYPWYGVLVEGKLYEAAEFLDVASYTHVARWAKLLHDRPAVARGRRVNRVWGHEPLQMKERHSAADFGD